From the genome of Nicotiana sylvestris chromosome 2, ASM39365v2, whole genome shotgun sequence, one region includes:
- the LOC104245746 gene encoding uncharacterized protein isoform X2: MRANHQQLQHYQSHSKQGAINANFPLTIGSMQQDCNQNISLADQGKSASDEDEPSFTEDAADGLNDLNRGKKATPWQRVKWTDQMVRLLITAVSYIGEETAAEYGGRRKCSNLHKKGKWKSVSKVMAERDHFVSPQQCEDKFNDLNKRYKRLNEILGRGTSCEVVENPALLDVLDHVSEKGKEEVRKILSSKHLHYEEMCSYHNGNRLHLPPDLELQRSLRLALTSRDEHDDNDVRKHLQDDNDDDDHETHLVEDQDEYEENHSLPREHRLHGMSGGFSKRIKQCQGHEIVTFGNFLTTVDGNRTFISQPQKANTDANQMFSECNKADILQKQWMDHRSFQLEEQKLQIQAQMLELEKERFNWKRFSRKKDIELEMMRMENERIKLENECMALELKRKEMLAENV, encoded by the coding sequence ATGAGGGCTAATCATCAACAGCTTCAACATTATCAGTCTCATTCGAAACAAGGGGCAATTAATGCAAATTTCCCCCTCACTATAGGTAGTATGCAGCAGGATTGTAACCAGAATATTTCTTTGGCTGATCAGGGTAAGTCTGCAAGTGATGAAGATGAACCAAGTTTTACTGAAGATGCTGCTGATGGTCTCAATGACCTGAATAGGGGGAAAAAGGCTACCCCATGGCAGCGTGTGAAATGGACCGATCAGATGGTGAGGCTGTTGATAACTGCTGTTTCTTACATAGGCGAAGAGACTGCTGCAgagtatggtggaagaagaaaatGCTCTAATTTGCATAAGAAAGGGAAATGGAAGTCAGTGTCAAAAGTCATGGCTGAAAGGGATCATTTTGTTTCACCTCAACAGTGCGAGGATAAATTCAATGACCTAAACAAGAGGTATAAAAGACTCAATGAGATCCTTGGCAGAGGAACTTCCTGTGAGGTAGTTGAGAATCCTGCTCTTTTGGATGTGCTGGATCACGTATCAGAGAAAGGAAAGGAGGAAGTTAGGAAAATCTTAAGTTCAAAACATCTGCATTATGAAGAGATGTGTTCCTACCATAATGGGAACCGCTTACATCTGCCCCCAGACCTTGAACTGCAGCGTTCATTACGTTTGGCTCTTACAAGTAGAGATGAGCATGATGACAATGATGTTAGGAAGCACCTGCAAGATGACAATGATGATGATGATCACGAAACTCACTTGGTGGAGGACCAAGATGAGTATGAAGAGAATCATAGCTTGCCTAGGGAGCACAGGTTACATGGGATGTCAGGAGGTTTTTCAAAGAGGATAAAACAATGCCAGGGTCATGAAATTGTTACTTTTGGTAATTTCTTGACTACTGTCGATGGTAATAGGACTTTCATTTCTCAACCTCAGAAGGCAAACACTGATGCCAATCAAATGTTTTCCGAATGCAACAAAGCTGATATTCTGCAGAAGCAGTGGATGGATCATCGTTCGTTTCAGCTAGAAGAACAGAAGCTACAAATTCAGGCGCAAATGTTGGAATTGGAGAAAGAGCGTTTCAATTGGAAAAGATTTAGCAGGAAAAAGGACATCGAATTGGAAATGATGAGAATGGAAAATGAGAGGATTAAACTTGAGAATGAATGTATGGCATTGGAGTTGAAGCGAAAGGAAATGCTTGCTGAAAATGTTTAG
- the LOC104245746 gene encoding uncharacterized protein isoform X1 encodes MMPGNSCFDLQGSMRANHQQLQHYQSHSKQGAINANFPLTIGSMQQDCNQNISLADQGKSASDEDEPSFTEDAADGLNDLNRGKKATPWQRVKWTDQMVRLLITAVSYIGEETAAEYGGRRKCSNLHKKGKWKSVSKVMAERDHFVSPQQCEDKFNDLNKRYKRLNEILGRGTSCEVVENPALLDVLDHVSEKGKEEVRKILSSKHLHYEEMCSYHNGNRLHLPPDLELQRSLRLALTSRDEHDDNDVRKHLQDDNDDDDHETHLVEDQDEYEENHSLPREHRLHGMSGGFSKRIKQCQGHEIVTFGNFLTTVDGNRTFISQPQKANTDANQMFSECNKADILQKQWMDHRSFQLEEQKLQIQAQMLELEKERFNWKRFSRKKDIELEMMRMENERIKLENECMALELKRKEMLAENV; translated from the coding sequence ATGATGCCAGGGAATAGTTGTTTTGATTTGCAAGGCTCCATGAGGGCTAATCATCAACAGCTTCAACATTATCAGTCTCATTCGAAACAAGGGGCAATTAATGCAAATTTCCCCCTCACTATAGGTAGTATGCAGCAGGATTGTAACCAGAATATTTCTTTGGCTGATCAGGGTAAGTCTGCAAGTGATGAAGATGAACCAAGTTTTACTGAAGATGCTGCTGATGGTCTCAATGACCTGAATAGGGGGAAAAAGGCTACCCCATGGCAGCGTGTGAAATGGACCGATCAGATGGTGAGGCTGTTGATAACTGCTGTTTCTTACATAGGCGAAGAGACTGCTGCAgagtatggtggaagaagaaaatGCTCTAATTTGCATAAGAAAGGGAAATGGAAGTCAGTGTCAAAAGTCATGGCTGAAAGGGATCATTTTGTTTCACCTCAACAGTGCGAGGATAAATTCAATGACCTAAACAAGAGGTATAAAAGACTCAATGAGATCCTTGGCAGAGGAACTTCCTGTGAGGTAGTTGAGAATCCTGCTCTTTTGGATGTGCTGGATCACGTATCAGAGAAAGGAAAGGAGGAAGTTAGGAAAATCTTAAGTTCAAAACATCTGCATTATGAAGAGATGTGTTCCTACCATAATGGGAACCGCTTACATCTGCCCCCAGACCTTGAACTGCAGCGTTCATTACGTTTGGCTCTTACAAGTAGAGATGAGCATGATGACAATGATGTTAGGAAGCACCTGCAAGATGACAATGATGATGATGATCACGAAACTCACTTGGTGGAGGACCAAGATGAGTATGAAGAGAATCATAGCTTGCCTAGGGAGCACAGGTTACATGGGATGTCAGGAGGTTTTTCAAAGAGGATAAAACAATGCCAGGGTCATGAAATTGTTACTTTTGGTAATTTCTTGACTACTGTCGATGGTAATAGGACTTTCATTTCTCAACCTCAGAAGGCAAACACTGATGCCAATCAAATGTTTTCCGAATGCAACAAAGCTGATATTCTGCAGAAGCAGTGGATGGATCATCGTTCGTTTCAGCTAGAAGAACAGAAGCTACAAATTCAGGCGCAAATGTTGGAATTGGAGAAAGAGCGTTTCAATTGGAAAAGATTTAGCAGGAAAAAGGACATCGAATTGGAAATGATGAGAATGGAAAATGAGAGGATTAAACTTGAGAATGAATGTATGGCATTGGAGTTGAAGCGAAAGGAAATGCTTGCTGAAAATGTTTAG